CACCAGAGGACATGCGAGGCGGAAACTACGCAGCGGAGCTGCAGCCGAAGGAGATTTACAGGGAAAGGCGGCAGGAGCTGCTCCAGAGAGTGGGCGAGGGCATGGTGGTCATCTGGGGCGCCGGCGATGACCGAGGCTACGGCGACGTGGGCACCTTTCGCCAGTCGTCGAACTTCTTTTACATGACCGGGGTAGAGCTCCCCAATGCGATCCTTGTCCTGCGTCCCGGCGACGACGGAGACCTCCTCTTTCTCCCGCCGCGAAACCCGAACGTGGAAGCGTGGACCGGGCCGAAATGGGGACCCGGTGAAGAGGCTGCCGAAGCGCTCGGTTTCAGCGAAGTGCTCTCGACACAGCCGTCTGAAATCGTCCTGGACGCGCGGCGCCGTCCCGTCCCAGGGTTCGAGGGAAGGCTGCAGAGCTGGCTTTCGGAGGCAGACGCGGTGCTCTGGACCGAGCTGCCGACGGTGGGTTCAGGCGCCGAGCTGCCGCCGAATCACCGCTACCTGGCAAACCTCCGCGATCGACTACCGACATTCTCGGTGAGAGATCTCGGCGAACACCTCGGTGCTCTGAGACAGGTCAAGGGCTCCGGTGAAATCGAACTGATGCGCAAGGCGGTAACCATAACGGTCGAGGGTCAGCGCCAGGCGGCGCGGGCGATCGCGCCCGGTGTGTCGGAGGGCCTGATTGACGGCGTGGTCTATGCAGCCTTCAGGGCGGCGGGCGCGGAGGGGGTTGCTTTCCCGACGATCGTCGGCTCCGGATACAACGCGACCACTCTCCACTACGACCAGAATGCAGGAACCTGTCATGACGGCGAGCTCGTGGTGGTTGATATCGGTGCGCGATACGGCTACTACAGCGGCGATCTGACGCGGACGTTTCCGGTCAACGGCCGGTTCAACAACCGCCAGCGGGAGATCTATGAGCTCGTGCTCGAGGCCCACGATCGCGCAGCCGAGGCAATGAAGCCGGGCGCGACGGTATTCGATCTGCGAAAGATCGCTTACGAGGTCTTCGAAAACGCGAGTGCACGCGACTCGAAGGGTGAGTCGCTCGGGCAGTACTT
The DNA window shown above is from Acidobacteriota bacterium and carries:
- a CDS encoding Xaa-Pro peptidase family protein, whose protein sequence is MAPEDMRGGNYAAELQPKEIYRERRQELLQRVGEGMVVIWGAGDDRGYGDVGTFRQSSNFFYMTGVELPNAILVLRPGDDGDLLFLPPRNPNVEAWTGPKWGPGEEAAEALGFSEVLSTQPSEIVLDARRRPVPGFEGRLQSWLSEADAVLWTELPTVGSGAELPPNHRYLANLRDRLPTFSVRDLGEHLGALRQVKGSGEIELMRKAVTITVEGQRQAARAIAPGVSEGLIDGVVYAAFRAAGAEGVAFPTIVGSGYNATTLHYDQNAGTCHDGELVVVDIGARYGYYSGDLTRTFPVNGRFNNRQREIYELVLEAHDRAAEAMKPGATVFDLRKIAYEVFENASARDSKGESLGQYFIHGLGHPLGLDAHDPGADENPLQPGMVITNEPGIYIPDEKLGVRIENDFLITEDGAENLSAELPVKTEEIEALMREG